GGTTTATCAAATGTTCTTGGCTTAGACGAAAGTGCAATTACTGCAAATTATGATTTACTAAACACAGTTGTTGTAAAGCTTACAGAAGAGCAAGCGGATCGTTTAGCAGGACATCAGTTAGTAGATGCTATTTCATTGGATGAGAAAGTGGAATTTGACTTTTCTCAAACAATCAATACTGCAAATGTTTCAAGTGTAAACTCAGGATTCCCTTGCGAACTACCTGATTTTTACGCAGATGAATACATTGGGCCTGGTATGAAAAATAAGGCATGGATTTTATCTACAGGAATTAATGACCATAAAGATCTAAATGTGAATAGAGCATTGGAAGCAAACTTTATTGGCGGCTCTAATTACGATATTTATGGACATGGAACAGCAATAGCTGGTATTGTAGCTGGGAAAATTTATGGCATAGCTAAAGGAGCTGAAGTTGTTTCTGTAAAAGTTTTAACAGATGCAGGCTCAGGTTCTACCTCAGGAATTATTGATGCCCTTAATTATACGGTTGGTCAGATTATCAATACAGGAACAGCAGATGTTATTGTGTTACCAATTGGAGGCGGTAAAAACTCTGCTTTGAATTCCGCTGTAAATGCAGTTTCAGCTGCAGGGATTAGAGTAGTTGTACCTGCAGGAAATTCAA
The sequence above is drawn from the Sediminitomix flava genome and encodes:
- a CDS encoding S8 family peptidase — encoded protein: MMKFFLRTLTVISLVIIGFSCSQQEELKQTTNTNLSDYIINLSSDFEGDLTGLSNVLGLDESAITANYDLLNTVVVKLTEEQADRLAGHQLVDAISLDEKVEFDFSQTINTANVSSVNSGFPCELPDFYADEYIGPGMKNKAWILSTGINDHKDLNVNRALEANFIGGSNYDIYGHGTAIAGIVAGKIYGIAKGAEVVSVKVLTDAGSGSTSGIIDALNYTVGQIINTGTADVIVLPIGGGKNSALNSAVNAVSAAGIRVVVPAGNSNSNACNFSPASAEGDNVYTVGAVDYSNTLAPYSNWGICIDLVAPGGPYTTLSNTSTNGYSTAYGTSYASAYVGGLFLHTLPGDTLPTSDDYNKRGTPTVAPSIVQCK